TCGGCAGGGAGCACCTTGTGCAGGCGCACCACGGCGTAGCCTTCCCCGCCCAGGTCGACCCCTTCCCAGCGCGGCAGCCCGGTGGGCGAGGCGCGCAGGACGGCATCGAGCAGAGCCGGCGACAGGCCGTTCGGCTTGTTGCGCGACACCAGCACGGCCGCACCCAGGCCGGCGGGCGCGTCCTGCTTGGCCTGCCACTCCTTGAGTCGCGCAGCACCGTCGTCGCGTGCCGCCTGGGCGGCCTTGCGTTGCAGCACCGCGGCGCGGACCTGCTCACGCACATCGGCCAGGGCTTGGCGACGTGCCGGGGCGTACTTCACGACGTGCGCGGCCACCAACTGGTTGGCGCCGATCTCGACCACTTCGGTGTTGCGCTTGCCGCTGAGGTTCTGGGATTGGAACAGGGCCTCCAGCAGCTTCGGGCTGCGCAGCACTCCGGCGGGCTCGCCAGAGCCGGCTCGGCCGACCCCCTCGGCGTGGCGCAGTTCGAGCTTGAGCTTGTCGGCCACGGGCTTGAGCGTATCCTCCTGCTCGACCAGGTTGGTGAACTGCTCGGCCGCCTCGGCATAACGGCGTTGGGCCAGCTGTTTCTTGACCTCAGCCTCGATCTCGGCGCGCACGCTGTCGAAGCTGCGGCGCTCGCCGCCGCGCACGTCCAGCAGTTCGATGACGTGGAAGCCGAACTCGGTCTCGACCGGTTGCTCGGCCAGTGCGCCCTTCTGCAGCGCGAACACGGCGTCCTCGAAGGCCTTGGAGACCATCGCGCCACGGCCAGCCCACTCCAGGTCGCCACCGCGCGAAGCGGATTCGGCGTCGCCGGAGTGCTTTCGTGCCAGCTCGGCGAAGCTGCCGCGCGACTTCTTCAGCTCGGCGACCAGCGCCACAGCACGGGCCTTGGCCTGGGCCTTGGCATCGGCCGCTGCACCGGCAGGCACGGCGATCAGGATGTGGCGTGCGCGGCGCTCCTGCGGCTGGCCGAAGCGCGCAGCGTTCTCTTCGTAGTACTTGTGCAGCTCGTCATCGGCCACGGTGATCGTGCGCGAGATCGCGGCGAGATCGAGCAGCAGGTAGTCGATGCTGGCGGCCTCCTGGGACAGGAAGCGCGCGGCGTTGCCCGGCTCGTCGTAGAAGGCCTGCACCTCGGCGTCGCTGGCCTGGACCTTGGCGAGGTAGTCCTTGGCTTCCAGGCGCAGCACCTGCACCTCGCGCTGCTGGAAGTAGGCGTCGAGCGCCGCGGTGGCGGCCGACTGCGGCGCCAGCACCGAGCCGCTGACGCCGAGCAGGACCTGGCGCAAGGCGAGGTCCTGGCGCACCTGGGCATCGAGCATCGCCTCGTTCAGGCCGCGAGCGGCCAGCATGTCACGGCGAGCCGCCTTGTCGGCCTTGAGCAGCCAGGCGTAGTTGGGGTCGGTCTGGTAGACGCGCGCCAGTTGGTCGTCGGTGGGCGCCAGGTGCTGGTCGGCCACGGCGGCGAAGAGCACCCGTTGGCGCACCAGCTGATCGAGTGTCTGCCGCTTGAACTCGGGCGAGTCGAGCAGCTTGGCATCGATGCCAGGCACCTGGGCACGCATGCGCTCGGCCTGCTCGCGGTGGGCGGCATCCCACTCCGTCTGGGTCACATCGCGGCCGTCCACACGCGCCACCGCTGAATTGCCCTCGGTGTAGCGCTGGTAGCCCTGGATGCCGAACACCACGAAGGACGGGAAGATCAGCAGCACGAGCACGAACTGCAGGATCCGGTTGTGGCGGCGAACGAAATCGAACATCAATGCTTCCTTGCGTGGGCCGGCGCGGCACGGGACCTGGCGCCAGACACGACAAAGGCGAACCGGGGTTCGCCTTCTGCGCTCGTTGGACCGGCCAGACCGCCTGGGGCGGCTTGACAGGCCTCGATCGGGGTGGGATCAGACAGCAAATCGGACAACCGGAAGTGGTGGGTGCTGAGGGGCTCGAACCCCCGACCTACGCCTTGTAAGGGCGCCGCTCTACCAACTGAGCTAAGCACCCGGTGGTCACATGCTGCCGAATCGGACAGAGGTCTGTGCCCGCTGGGGCTCAGACGATGGCGTCGCGCAGCGCCTTGCCGGGACGGAACCGGGGCACCTTGGACGCCTTGATCTGGATGGTTGCGCCAGTGCGCGGGTTGCGGCCGCTGCGCTCTTCGCGGGTGGACACGGCGAAGGTACCGAAGCCCACCAGGGTCAGGCTGTCGCCACGGGCCAGCGTGTCCGTCACGCCGCCGATCACCGCCTCCAGGGCTCGCGCGGCAGCGGCCTTCGAAATGTCCGCCTGTTCGGCGATGTGGTCAATCAATTCGGACTTGTTCACAAACTACCTCTCAAAATGGCTCTCACGACTGCGGTCGGTCGTTTCGGCGAGGTTTCAGCCCGCAGACGAGACCGGTCGGCCCCGCCTGCACCCCGTCCGGTATGAGCGCCGACGGGCCTGGCAGGCGCGCATTCTATGCACTTTCGCGGCAGGTGCCCGCCGCGGCGGGCGTTTGCCGCCGCATCGGCCACCCTCAATGCGACTCCCTCACCACCCAGGCCACGCCGAGCACGCACATCGCCACGCCAGCCAGCGTGAGCCCGCCCAGCGTCTCGCCGAACAGCCCCCAGGCCATCAGTGCCGTGCAGGGCGGCACGAGGTACAGCAGGCTGGTCACGCGGGTCGCCGCACCACGCTGGATCAGCAGGTACAGCAGCGAACTGCCCCCCAGCGTGAGGGCCAGCACCGACCAGGCCAGCGCGCCGACCAACGCCGGGTGCCAGACCACCGGGGCACTCTCCAGCAGTGCCAGCGGCGCGGTCACCGCCAGGGCAGCCATCAGCTGCACCGCATTGGCAGAGCGCACATCGCAGGGCGCGACATGGCGCTTCTGGTAGAGCGTGCCCACCGTGATGCTGGCCAGCGCGAGCAGGCCGAGCGACAGGTTGGCGGCGGTCACCTCGCCGATGCCGAGCTTGTGCCAGACCACCAGCAGCAGCCCTCCCTGCCCCAGCAGCAGGCCAGCCCACTGCCTTGGCGTGACGGGCTCGCGCAGGGCCTGGCCGGTGAGCGGGGAGCGCGCCTGCGCCGATACCCACAGCGCCGTCAGCAGCGGCTGCAGCCCGACGATCAGCGCCACGGTGCCCGCCCCCATGCCGCTGCGCACGGCCGCCCAGACCCCGCCCAGATACCCGCCATGCATCAGCACGCCGGTGAGCCCCAGGTGGCCCCACTGCGCCGCACCGCGTGGCCAGGCGACCCGCGCCAGGGCGATCCAGATCAGGAAGCAGCCCACCGAGAGCAGGTAGCGCAGGCTCAGGAAGCTCAGCGGCGGCGCATGCGGCATGCCGTAGCGCGCGACGATGAACCCGGTGCTCCAGATGAGCACGAACACCGCCGGCATGGCGCGCAGCCACGCCGTGCCCCCATCGGCACCACCAACTGCAGCAGAACCCCCGGGGCCCGCCACTCAGCGCGCCTTGGCCCGGATTTCGGGCAGTGCCTTGCGCAGGTAGTAGGCCATCGACCAGACCGTCAGCACGCTGGCCACCAGGATCGCCACCGTGCCCCACCAGCGCGTGTCGATGACACCGAACAGCAGGCCGTCATAGAGCAGGAAGGGGATGGCGGCCAGCTGGGCGGTGGTCTTGAGCTTGCCCAGCATGTGCACCGCCACGCTGCGCGACGCGCCGATCTGCGCCATCCACTCGCGCAGCGCCGAGATGGTGATTTCCCGCCCGATGATGATCAACGCCACCAGGGCGTTGACACGGTCGAGCTGCAGCAGGACCAGCAACGCGGCAGTCACGAGCAGCTTGTCGGCCACCGGGTCGAGGAAGGCGCCGAACGACGAGGTCTGGTTCAGCCGGCGGGCCAGGTAGCCGTCCAGCCAGTCGGTGGCCGCCACGACGATGAAGAGCAGCGTCGCCCACAGGTTGGCCGAACGGAGGTCCACCGGCAGGTAGAAGATCCCGATCACCAGGGGGATGGCAACGATGCGCGCCCAGGTGAGCAGCGTCGGCAGGGTGAAAAACATGGTGACATTGTGCACAGGTTCAAGTGCACGCCGGGTTCCCGCGTTCGTGGCCCCCGTTTGACGCGCTTCCCCCCCTCAATGCAGGGCACGGAAGATTTCCTCGGCCAGCTCGCGTGAAATGCCCTCGACCGTGGCCAGGTCGTCCACGCTGGCCGCCGCGACGCCGCGCACACCGCCAAAGCGCTGCAGCATCTTGGCGCGCTTCTTCGGACCGACGCCAGGGATGTCCTCCAGCCGGCTGCCCGAGGTGCGCACCGAGGCCCTCTTGGCGCGCATGCCGGTGATCGCGAAGCGGTGCGCCTCGTCGCGGATCTGCGCGATCAGCATCAGGGCG
The Sphaerotilus microaerophilus DNA segment above includes these coding regions:
- a CDS encoding SurA N-terminal domain-containing protein; its protein translation is MFDFVRRHNRILQFVLVLLIFPSFVVFGIQGYQRYTEGNSAVARVDGRDVTQTEWDAAHREQAERMRAQVPGIDAKLLDSPEFKRQTLDQLVRQRVLFAAVADQHLAPTDDQLARVYQTDPNYAWLLKADKAARRDMLAARGLNEAMLDAQVRQDLALRQVLLGVSGSVLAPQSAATAALDAYFQQREVQVLRLEAKDYLAKVQASDAEVQAFYDEPGNAARFLSQEAASIDYLLLDLAAISRTITVADDELHKYYEENAARFGQPQERRARHILIAVPAGAAADAKAQAKARAVALVAELKKSRGSFAELARKHSGDAESASRGGDLEWAGRGAMVSKAFEDAVFALQKGALAEQPVETEFGFHVIELLDVRGGERRSFDSVRAEIEAEVKKQLAQRRYAEAAEQFTNLVEQEDTLKPVADKLKLELRHAEGVGRAGSGEPAGVLRSPKLLEALFQSQNLSGKRNTEVVEIGANQLVAAHVVKYAPARRQALADVREQVRAAVLQRKAAQAARDDGAARLKEWQAKQDAPAGLGAAVLVSRNKPNGLSPALLDAVLRASPTGLPRWEGVDLGGEGYAVVRLHKVLPADATALGDAAQARAQYAQIWGQAEGEAYYAALRKRYKASVTGKAAAAADVAASGASR
- a CDS encoding HU family DNA-binding protein; protein product: MNKSELIDHIAEQADISKAAAARALEAVIGGVTDTLARGDSLTLVGFGTFAVSTREERSGRNPRTGATIQIKASKVPRFRPGKALRDAIV
- a CDS encoding DMT family transporter, translating into MPAVFVLIWSTGFIVARYGMPHAPPLSFLSLRYLLSVGCFLIWIALARVAWPRGAAQWGHLGLTGVLMHGGYLGGVWAAVRSGMGAGTVALIVGLQPLLTALWVSAQARSPLTGQALREPVTPRQWAGLLLGQGGLLLVVWHKLGIGEVTAANLSLGLLALASITVGTLYQKRHVAPCDVRSANAVQLMAALAVTAPLALLESAPVVWHPALVGALAWSVLALTLGGSSLLYLLIQRGAATRVTSLLYLVPPCTALMAWGLFGETLGGLTLAGVAMCVLGVAWVVRESH
- the pgsA gene encoding CDP-diacylglycerol--glycerol-3-phosphate 3-phosphatidyltransferase, translating into MFFTLPTLLTWARIVAIPLVIGIFYLPVDLRSANLWATLLFIVVAATDWLDGYLARRLNQTSSFGAFLDPVADKLLVTAALLVLLQLDRVNALVALIIIGREITISALREWMAQIGASRSVAVHMLGKLKTTAQLAAIPFLLYDGLLFGVIDTRWWGTVAILVASVLTVWSMAYYLRKALPEIRAKAR